The genomic stretch tggcccaaccaattattaggtttagggagcaatcactatttcacacaaggccatgtaggtttggattttgttttcccttaataataacaaccttcatttaaaaactgcattttgtgtttacttgcgttatctttgactaatatttaaatttgtttgatgatctgaaacatttaagtgtgacaaaaaaaaaatcaggaagggggcaaagactttttttcacaccactatatGTTTTAACCATAAAGCTAAACTCAAAGTGATGAAACAGGCAAACTGAATGTCTGCAATGAaagaaaacttggtttcaatgAGTGACTTACAAGGAGCTGGTCAGCGCTAAAAACATATGTCAGTGGCGGATACATAACAGAAAAGTTATTCCATTGTTTTGGCAGGCAGACTGATCCCAGATAAAACAGGAGTCTATTTTCCATATAAAGTACTGATTATTGAGTGTTTTTTCAGGGTAGGATAATGGAAAGGTGCCAGCAACCTCTTCTACTGCTGTGGTTGACTGCAGTGGTAGCAATGAATATACTGGGAAGTAATGCTGAAGTTGTGGAAGAAGACGAACTGGTAGGAAGAGTTCTAttctttctattctatttttgttaaaatggcAGAGTGGAAATAATTTCTTTGCTGTCACTCTGATGCAGAGGACTGATGTGGTTCCGGGATCACataattactgtttttatgtttcttatGCTCgaattgtatgtatgtgtttattcatattGTTTGTCTATTGTATagctgtccatccatccatcaattaCCCATGAGCAGGTAAAGAATTTGACCAACAAGCTTCTGCAAGTTATTCCTCATTGTGGCAACAGTTCCTCTGTTACTAAACTGGTGATTGAGGGGAGCCTGATTACCCTAAATGAGGCTGACAGACTAGCCCTGGCTAGTTATCCCAGACTGGTAGAACTCCACCTGGATGGTAACCTGGTGAGCGGTATACCAGCCAAGTACTTCACTGTGGTACCACACCTCAGAGTGCTGTCTCTGTCCAGGAACAAAATCAGCAGGTAAATAAGAATGCAACTAAAGACAATAGCGTCCATTCTACATACTAATTAGAACAAGTTTTGAATACACTGGAAAGTATATAAAGATGTCATTAAGCATTAAATGCACTCAATTTGCTCTAAAGTGATGATCATTGATACTATTGTCACATTTGATAAAACTTCCGTGAGTGTTGCATCTCTGTACTGCTCTAGACTTAGGAAAATGTTCAGAGTAGTAAAAGCATGACtgtttacagtatttgtacTACCACTGCTAATGCTACAATAATTACTGCATTTACAACTGATCCTACTACTGGGTGTAACTGCAGCCTGGACCCAGAGTCTTTCTCTGGCCTAGATGTCCTGACAGAGCTGGATCTGTCCCACAACCTGCTGACAAGTCTCCATACACAGCTATTCAGACGGCTAAATAATCTACAGGTAAACCAAAAATCCCTGGGGATATTCTGGAAGATGCCTGGAAATGTGCAAAGCTGTGTATTATAAGGCTAAAACAGAATATCAGTTAACGTGTTTACACAATCGTGTGTTCATCTCACGTTTTTCCTGTGTTCGAAATGTTCGAAATACAACCTTATTGAATACATTTGTATTGCAGTTGATTATTATCAATAGGAGAGAGAATAATGTGTTCCATCAGGAACGTTATATCAAATATGCAGTTACTTCCCCTATCAGTGGACCAGGGTCATTTCTatgcaaaagaaaagaaacacaactAAGTGTGAACCTGGCCAAGCAATTAAGTTTTTCCATCAGAAATCAAGCTGTGTTGACCAAGTTATTATAAATCCATTAACCTGACCCCGTCTTGTCCCATCAGGTGCTGAACCTACAGGAAAACCCCTGGAATTGTTCCAGTCCACTGCTGAGCAGTATTGGAGAGGTCAAAGCAGCAGGAGTTACCATTGGTAATAATTTCTGCAGTTTTAAACTTTCAGTAGTATAGCCGACTGGTTCACAATTCTTAGATTGCCTACTTATAGTTAAGGCTCATTATTTAACTGTGGGTGTGTTAAGAATGGataaaaatatagataaaaatgaaaagaagtaGAGTGATACAA from Siniperca chuatsi isolate FFG_IHB_CAS linkage group LG19, ASM2008510v1, whole genome shotgun sequence encodes the following:
- the LOC122866570 gene encoding leucine-rich repeat-containing protein 19-like, producing MERCQQPLLLLWLTAVVAMNILGSNAEVVEEDELLSIHPSITHEQVKNLTNKLLQVIPHCGNSSSVTKLVIEGSLITLNEADRLALASYPRLVELHLDGNLVSGIPAKYFTVVPHLRVLSLSRNKISSLDPESFSGLDVLTELDLSHNLLTSLHTQLFRRLNNLQVLNLQENPWNCSSPLLSSIGEVKAAGVTIGGPRVTCASPEKQAGSDLLEATAVCHPSPQPPFITNPQKPPTPVNSQQSWGSSTMLKSTLTSSQNHNINKDQTLVLGNTWNFTACVAALALSTTMLIVCAIKGPSWYKLFHNYRHQQLHQEEDEEEDVLSTALSETGTYLNHQTFTFEQENRRIEEEEEDGYFEDPYIRREE